aAGCCCCAGAACCGTGAACTTGGCTTCCTAAGCGATTTGCTTTTTCTTGCTCTCCTACCTTGGCACGTGCGGTTCCCGCTGCAGGGAAGGAGTCCCCACGCAACTGCACTGAGCTAAACTGTGACTTTCAGGACTCAATCCAAGCGTTTTCTTTCCCTCCAGTCCCCTCCTTCCCAGAAGCTGGGTTGGATGCCACTCCTCCCCGAGCCCAGGCACTCTGCATCCCTCTACCATAGCACGTATCACTCTGAAATGCAGTGGTAAGTCTGCGCGTCTGCCCAGCTCCCGGAAAGCCAGTTCTTGGATGCTAaggatcttttttctttctccatccccagGGCCCGGGTTGCAGCAGGCATGAATAAAACGTGAACGGATGGTTTGGGGGTCTGCCCCGACGTCAGGACCCGAGGCCCGGGGTAGGGATTTAAGACTAATAACTGGTTGAGGGAATCCTAGGCCGGGTTCGGTTTTAGAGGAGGGTAGGGGGCCAACAGCCGAGGGCTCACATACCCGAAGTTTTCTTCTCCACCATTTTCACAACACAGCCGCCAGATGAGCCTACTGCGCACGCGTTCTAAATCACGCGCTGTGGTAGGGGCATGACGACTTCCTGTGGCGCGTGCCTCTACGCGTGCGCAGTGCAATCCACCGCTTTAACTGCGTAATGTTCCCTTAGAGACCAGAAAGCTTTCCGCCATATTTTATACGGGCAAAACTACTTCCGACCTCGGTGTAGTTGTGTATTTTGCGGGACCCTCGAAATGGGTCATTTTAAAGAGGTGTTGCCAGTGATCTTTCAAGAAACGTCATTTTCCTTTGGTCCGTCTGAAGATACAATCATCACAAAGGCATCCCCTGGAGCTTCTCCCCTGGGCGGTGAAGATGATGGTCCGGAGTACCAAAGAACTTGGCCTGAGTGGGCAATCCCAGAGGTCCCCGGTGACCCTCTGCCAAAACCTCAACCCCCAGACCCCTTGGGGCCGCAGACTCCTCggccttctccctccctgccGTCAAACCCGCTCCGCGCGTCCCCACCGCCTCTCTTTCTGGGTCTTCCGCCCGGCTGCTCGATGCAGGGCTGTGGCAAAGACCCGCCTCCGCATCCCGCCGGACCCGCAAGGGGTCACTTCCCCTCTCCGCGTTTCACTTTCCTCAAGTGTTAGGCTGGCTGTGGGCCGGGCTGGCTCTAAATGTCCTCGGCTCGGGATCGCCAGCCCTAGTCCCCGCCCTTCCCCCGCCTCCGGGCTGGGCGCCCCCTCCGCTCGTTCAGTTCTGCTCACCGCCCGGGACAATCCTCGCCTTGTCTAAGGCCCGGCATCTCGAGTTTTCTGTAACCTCCGGGTacgcttttttttccccccagggcGGAGCCCCAACCCGGCTCCTCCTAGCTGCGGGCCGCACAGCAGCCCGCATCCTTTTTCCCAGAGACCCTCTCCGGAGCTGGAGTCCAGGCGCACAGCCAGAGCCCGGTGCGGGCCTGTGTGCCGCTCGGCCAGCTCCCCGTCATGGCCTCGGGCCCGGGACTCCGGCtcctgctgctactgctgctactGCTGTCGCCGCCTCCTGAGGCCTCGGCTTCAAATCGTCCCCGGGGCAGCGACCCTGTCAACCCAGGTGAGAACCCCGGGAGGGGCGAGTGGCGCCAGACTGACCCGGGGGAGAGGGTCGAGGCCGGCCTCTCCCACGCCCAGCGGGCTCCCTAGGGCCGAATCACACGGCCCCTCGCCCACTCCTCGCTCTGAACTGTTTCCACCCTCCGCATGGAAACTGACCCCGAATTTCTGGGTGTTACTCCCATCCCGCTTTCACTGGGGTCAGGTTTCCCTGGGTTGGAAGAGTTTAAGAGGGAATGCGGAAAGGAGGTGAGGAACAGGAGCAGAgtcagagggaggggaaggggacctGCGGTGAGTGGAGCGCGTGGGGCAGCTGGGCGAGTGGGTCCTGAGTGCCAATTCTTGGCTGGTGACAGAGAAGCTGCTGGTGATCACCGTGGCCACAGGCGAGACAGAAGGATACCGGCGTTTCCTTCGGTCAGCGGAGTTTTTCAACTACACTGTGCGGGTGAGGAGAGGAACACCCTCGTGGCTTCtagaaggggtgggggtggggtctagCCTAGGAGTGGGCTGAGGGCTGGATGCCTGGGACCCCACGGTGAGCCTGGTCAGGGCGGTGGCACCACCTGGCCGCCTGAGCCCCTCCCTGGCATTCTGGGTCTCCTCCACAGACCCTGGGCCTGGGACAGGAGTGGCGAGGGGGCGATGTAGCCCGAACGGTTGGTGGAGGACAGAAGGTCAGGTGGCtaaagaaggaaatggagaaatatgCAGACAGGGAAGATATGGTCATCATGTTTGTGGACAGGTaaaggggctggggctggggagaaagaagaggggtGGACAGAAAGAGGGGGTGAGGATACTGAGGTTCCTAGTGGCTGTCCTGCtcatcctccccttcctcccccagctaCGATGTGATTCTGGCTGGCAGCCCCTCGGAGCTGCTGAAGAAGTTTGTCCAGAGTGGCAGCCGCCTGCTCTTCTCTGCAGAGGGCTTCTGCTGGCCCGAGTGGGCGCTGGCGGAGCAGTACCCTGAGGTGGGCACGGGGAAGCGCTTCCTCAACTCTGGTGGTGAGTGGCAGAGTGTCCAAAAGTGGTGGGGCATGGAGTGTTCCAGGTGCCTgagggctggagagggagtggggacAGGTCCTGGGACCCTGGGAATCTTGGAGTcagcacctcccctcccccgacCCAGGATTCATTGGCTTCGCCCCCGCTATCCACCAAATCGTCCGCCAGTGGAAGTACAAAGATGACGATGACGATCAGCTGTTCTACACTCGGCTCTACCTGGACCCAGGACTGAGGGtagggaggggcagaggagggggtcCCGACTTGAAGCTCTGGAGGTGGCAGCCCTCTCAGGCTGAATGGGAGGGAAGGGGTAAAGAGGCTTCTTGAAAGACATAAAGAGAAAAGAGTGGGAAATGATGTCCCACCCCCTCTTTAATTAACTGCCCCATCTCATCCCATCCAGGAGAAACTCAGCCTTAATCTGGATCATAAATCGCAGATCTTTCAGAACCTCAACGGGGCTTTAGGTGAGGAAAAGGCAATCAGAAGGGGTGATGAGAGGCTGCTGGGGGTCCTGAATGTGGGAGGGGCTCCTGGTAGAACTGGGGTGATCTTCAACTCACCTCGATGTTAACTTCATCAAACGTCAGAATGGCTGATAGAGTTAGTTGCACTGTGCTAATAGTAACAGAAGCAGCAATGGTCGTACCTAATGTCTGTTTGACATACTATGTGGCAAGGCTCTGGGCCAGGGTTTTACTTCTGTAATTTCATTTAACACAACAATTCTACAAAGGGCGGGTCTGTGGTTATCCACCTgtctcagatggggaaactgcaTCTTTGAGGGGccagtgacttgcccaggtcGCACAGGTAGTAAGTGGTGGGGTGCCCCAGGGTGGCAGCAGCCTGGTCAGTGCCCTCAGAGAGAGAAGGTATCCCGTCCCTGCCCCATGGGTCACAGTCCTTCATCCTCTAGAGAAGCTGGGCAGCCCCCGCCCCCCTATATTTAGAAGCACGTGCTGTTTGGCAGCTTTTGGGGAAAGGGAGTCTGAAGCCTGGCCTTTCTTCCCCAGATGAGGTGGTTTTAAAGTTTGGTCGGAATCGCGTGCGTATCCGGAATGTGGCCTATGACACACTTCCTGTTGTGGTCCATGGGAACGGCCCCACTAAGGTGCCCCAGTTGCTTAtaccctcagccccagccccagtcaGTCCTGGCcgcacagcccctgccccagacctCGCCCCAGCCCCCAGGTTCCTCCAGCCCTTCCAAGTAGTGAgtcctccccagccccagaagCACGGGTGCTGGGAGAGTTTCTCAGTGGCCACCGCTCCCCATCCTGCCCTGTCCCCTGCCTGTCTGCCCCACCTCCCTCACCTCTGGCCCTGGACTCGTCAGCCTCAGCCTCTCACCGTCTCTCCCAACAGCTCCAGCTGAATTACCTGGGAAACTACGTCCCCAATGGCTGGACTCCTGAGGGAGGCTGTGGGTTCTGCGACCAGGACCGGAGGCCACTCCCGGGGGGGCAGGTGAGGAGGGGGTGCCAGCGTGGGTGGGAGAGCGCTTGGAAGCAGGGGGTGCagggagggcattccaggcagcagTGGGTGGGGGCAAAGCCCCTGGAGACCCCCAAACCTGCCAGGGTTGTGGAGGACAGACTGGCGGGCTTTCCTCTGAGCCCCATCACGTTGTATCTTCCAGACTCCCCCCCGGGTGCTTCTCGCAGTGTTTGTGGAACAACCTAGCCCGTTCCTGCCCCGCTTCCTCCAGAGGCTGCTGCTCCTGGACTATCCCCCCGACAGGGTCACCCTCTTTCTGCACAACAACGTGAGACACCCCGACTGACAGCCTCTCCCTCCCAAGGGACCCCGCCCCTGCCCTCATCAGAACTCCCACTCCCTATCCCAGACTCCTTCCTGCACCCTTCCGCTCACCTCCTTCCCCGCTCCTGTCCCTCAGGCACCATCTTTTCTGCCCTCTcagcctccccatctcccccttctccccccaccatcTCCAGGAGGTGTACCACGAGCCCCACATTGCTGACTCCTGGCCCCAGCTGCAGGACCACTTCTCAGCTGTGAAGCTGGTGGGGCCCGAGGAGGGCCTGACGCCAGGCGAGGCCAGGGACATGGCCATGTGAGTGAGCCTCGGGTGGGTGttgctggggggggggcggtgaaaGCAGTGGGCGAGGGGCTGCCACCCACTGcatgcccccttccctctccGTTCCCCATCCAGCCTCTCCTCGGCCTCCACAGTTGCGCACTCCCAGCCACTACGCGTGCTGTCCCTCCCTTGCCCCGCACAGATGGAAGAATCTGGGGGTCCTGGGGGAGGAGGCACACAGGCCTCGGCCTCCCcctttcccaccctccccctcccccccatctttttctccctcctgtcCTCTTGCTGGTGCTTCTACccactttcctcctcttctcctcagcGGGTAGGGGGAGTTCCACCCACTCTACAgtcccctctcccccccacctGCTCCCGTTTCAGCTCATCTGTCTGTTGGTCTGTCACCTCCAGGGACATTTGCCGGCAGGACCCCAAGTGTGAATTCTACTTCAGCCTGGACGCAGACGCGGTCATCAGCAACCCGCAGACCCTGCGCATCCTCATTGAAGAGAACAGGTCGCTCGCCTGGTTCAGCCAGAGGGCCCCCAAGTAGCCCCCAGGGAACCCCCAACTCCTCCCCTGGGCACGGGGCACAACTCCGCCTGGCCCTCACCTCTGCTCGTCCACAGGAAGGTGATAGCGCCCATGCTGTCCCGCCACGGGAAGCTGTGGTCCAATTTCTGGGGAGCCCTGAGTCCCGATGAGTACTACGCGCGCTCCGAGGACTACGTGGAGCTGGTGCAGCGGAAGCGAGTGTGcgtcctgcagcccctcccctcccccgagcTGGGCCCTCGGAGACCCCTGCATCCTGCCCCAAATCCCCAGTCTCGGGGCTCCAGTGGCCACCCATAAGACATGCTGGGGGTTGTGGGCAGGGACTGACCGTGCAGGGGGGCATGAGAGGGTTGCGATCAGCAGGGCTTGACGGGGGAAGCCAGTGGGACCTAGCAGCTCACAGCCCTCGAGGGAAGGGGCTCCTGGGAGGAACAGGGCAGGATTGTGGGGGTCGCCCACCTAGCTGACCCCGGTGTGGGTGCCTCCAGGGGCGTGTGGAATGTGCCCTACATATCCCAGGCCTACGTGATCCGCGGGGAGACCCTGAGGACGGAGCTGCCCCAGAGGGAGGTGTTCTCGGGCAGTGACACTGACCCAGACATGGCCTTCTGCAAGAGCCTGCGGGATAAGGTGAGTGGGCCTGGGGCTCGAGGCGGGGCAAGGCGCTTGCTCCCTGTCACCCTTCTCACACCCTCCCCCCACGCCAGGGCATCTTTCTCCACCTCAGCAATCAGCACGAATTTGGGCGCCTCCTGGCCACTTCCCGGTATGACACAGACCACCTGCACCCTGACCTCTGGCAGATCTTCGACAACCCCCTGGTGAGTAGGCGGCCCCTCGCTCAGAAGGTAGTTTCCCCTCCTTCCGTAAAGGAGGATGCCCCAGACCCACCGCACGCGCATGCGCGCTGTGCAGGCTCTCCTgttgcctggggagggggcttcctGGGTGGGAGCAGATGGAATGAAGAGGGCCCGGGTCAAGGtgcgcctccccccacccccaggactgGAAGGAGCAGTACATTCACGAGAACTACAGCCGCGCCCTGGAAGGGGAGGGGTTCGTGGAACAGGTGAGCCCCACGCAGGACCCCGACCCATCACACGGCCATCACCCCCTGGGCCCACCGCCTGGATTAGTGGTGCCTCAGGGTTTTCTGCTCAGGCAAGGTGAGGGCAAAGGCTGAGCAGATAGGCCTGCCGCCCCCATCCTGGCATTAATCAGGGTGGTCCTCTCTTGTCTGTTGGGTATATTGGTGTATGGGTGAAATGATACTTTTTAAGATGAGTTTGAAAACCACTATCCCAGAACCCGGGGCTCCAGGACCCCCGTGCCGTTTGTGCCATGTTTTCAGCACTGCTCCCACCTTCTCTGGCCCAGCGCCTCCTGACCCGTCCCCACACTCAGATCCCCGTTCCTGCAGATTCTCTCATCTCCTGGCTTCCCTTTCTGCTCcctgctttctctcccttcctttggcTGCTTGTCCGCTCCCCGAGCATGACCCGGCCCTGCTGTTCTTGCCCTGCCCCATCCGTCCTCAGCCCTGCCCGGACGTGTACTGGTTCCCTCTGCTGTCTGAGCAAATGTGTGATGAGCTGGTGGAGGAAATGGAGCACTACGGCCAGTGGTCAGGAGGCCGGCATGAggtgaggggctggagcaggggaggaggggggacctcaggaggagggaggtgaaATTTCCCTGATTGAGGGAAAATGGAATCCAGAGAGTGGGAGCAAGGAGGGGTCCCCAAGGGGGAGGGGCCCACAGGAGGCACaactgtattcattcattcatccattcgttCAAGAAATACTTACGGGGTGGGTCCTAGACGCCAGCCCCTGACCCGGGTGGTGCAGGTCGAGCTCTGCCCTCCTGGGTCTCACCTGCTGTCAGTAGCAGCAGCAACCCAGCTTCTAAAGGCTGTGATGGGCAGCCCAGGTGCTGCAGGAGTCTCCGGAGGGACCCTTGACCCAGACGTGGGGGGACCGAGGGGCTTCACAGGAGAGGTGACATCTTAGCTGACACTTAGAGGACAGGAGGAGTGAGTCAAGCTAAGAAGTGGTCGAGACTTCCAGACGGAGGGAATACAGGCTTTAAGGCCTGGGAGCaagaggagggggaggctggCACTGCCCTATTGGCTCAGTGCCCACTGCCCACAGGACTCAAGGCTGGCTGGAGGCTACGAGAACGTGCCCACCGTGGACATCCACATGAAGCAAGTGGGCTATGAGGACCAGTGGCTGCAGCTGCTGAGGACGTACGTGGGGCCCATGACCGAGAGCCTGTTCCCAGGCTACCACACCAAGGTGGGCCGCTGCACTCGCCACCCCcgctcctcccccttcccacacCCCGTCCCGGTGGGACGTCTCCACACGATGCCTTTTTGGCCCCCGTGGTGTTTGGGGCCCCATAAAATGAGATCCTACAGGAGCGCAGCCCTGGGGGAGGCAGCCCGCAGGTACCAGTGaaaacccctccccctccccggacCTGATGGCCAtccctccagcctctcctcccgTGTCCCCACAGACCCGCGCGGTGATGAACTTTGTGGTCCGCTACCGGCCAGATGAGCAGCCCTCTCTGCGGCCACATCACGACTCATCCACCTTCACCCTCAATGTCGCCCTCAACCACAAGGGCCTGGATTATGAGGTGAGTCCCTACTGCCCTCCGCTTCAGGGCgcccccagggcccctccccacACGCAGGACCCTGTGTCCCGCCCCCTTACAATCCCTACACACACCCCTCAgtcacctccctccctctggtcTGCCTTCTTTATATTTCTCAGTGACTTCGTGGGTATCCTCTTCTGGACCCCTTCCGGGCTGGCAGCCTCACCTTTTCTCCTGGGTCTCCCATCTGCTGATGCCCAAACCTCCTGTGTCCTGCCTCCCTGATTCCCCCTGTCGGGCTCTCCCCGCTGTCAGCCCGCCGCCCAGTCCCCACTTCCGCTCACCCTGCACTCCTGTCCCTTCTCATGTTCCCAGGGAGGTGGCTGCCGCTTCCTGCGCTACGACTGCGTGGTGTCGTCCCCCCGGAAGGGCTGGGGGCTCCTGCACCCTGGCCGCCTCACCCACTACCACGAGGGGCTGCCCACCACTCGGGGCACTCGCTACATCATGGTGTCCTTTGTCGACCCCTGACGCTGCACCACTCTGCCCAAGCTTCCCTGCCATTGTGCCTTCTTGTGCCCCCCTCCTCAGAGGGGGTCTGTCCGGCTCCTCGCCTCCTGGGTGTACGTTCCGTGTGCCTGGGACTGAATGTGTCGCCTCACTCCCCACCACACGGCCCTCAGGAAGCTCAGGGAGCCCCCTTGCTCCACCCCTCAGCCCCCAAGGGTTCCCGGGGAGAGGGATTCTGGGTGTTCACCACGtgataaattattgtttttcagtCTCCCTCTCAATAAAAGAGGATTTGTAATTCTCGAgtccatttattctttcatctacCTGTGGACCCCGTATCTCTCCCGCCACCCAGTGTAGAGGGGAGACCCGGGGTTTTCcagaggaaaagaacagagaagaagaaaaggcgGAAACATGATTTTAGAGCAGAGTGGGAGCCTGGAAGCTTCCCTGGCTCCCATGTCTAACTCCCGTCATTGCCAGAGCTGGGGGAGGACGTGAGGAGGGCCAGACCGAAAGAAGGACTTCCCTTGTTGGGCTGAGGTGAGaaccccccatccccacccccgcaAAGCCCGCAAGCTCTCCTCCCTGATTCTCTCCTCACCTGATAGCATCTTCTCCAGTGCATGAAGTGTGGGGTGGCACAGCCCTAAGCTGGGCTCCAGGGACATTGCTGGGGAAGTAAGTTCCCCTGGGGGCATGTGTTCTTTGAGGGAAGACAGGCTGGAACCTTACTGTGGCTTCTTGCATCTAAGCTGTTAGTTAGGTGGAATCAGGAGAGGGGAATCCTGAGGGTCAGCccaggaaagcttcctggaagaggggggATGGGAAGCAGCCTTGAAAAAGACAAGAccgggactttttttttttttttactgagacttctggtggtccagtggttaggactcctggCTTGCACTGCAGGGaccatgggttccatccctggtgagggaactaagatctcacaaggcaaggtgcagccaaaaaaacccaaaaacaagtGACGTTCCCTGACCTGGAAAAAGTGCTGGCTCTGCAGGCCTCTGGTCAACGTTAAACAGGGCCACGGTCACAGTGAGGACTGGCCCCAGCCCACTGGAAGGTGTGCCGACAGACCAGTGGGCTCTCTCTTGGAGGGGTTCCCCAATCCTTAGCCTTTCCCATAAAACCCTTCTCTCTGGAGGTCTCCCCACAGAGGCCTAAGCTACTCCTTAGGGAATATATCCTCCTGCAGGTCACCTACCGTTCAGGGGCCAGGCCCGGGTGACAAATGGGGAGCCCTGCTCTTCAGGGTACACACACATGGCAACCCCTGCTGACCCAGacctctcccagccctgctcctcacAGGGAGCCAGTCCTGACCTCCACAAAGTCAAATGCCTTCCTCACCCCCAGGCTCCAAGCCACAGCCCTGGTCTTTCCTTTTGGTCCTACTGGTCACAGCCCTGTGAGCCCAAATAGTGGTTAACCCTTCCATGCCAGGGTTCACAATGCTCCAATGTGCAGGTCAGCAGCGGGGGTGGAAGCGAGGGCAGAATCCAGGCCCGGGGTCAGGACCAGTGGGTTGGGTCAAAGAAGGTACGCTTCACAGCCATGGTGGCCCCTGGGTGACTCCCCTCTGCATCCTCCTCCAGCCACCTCTTCCGGGGCCTCCAAGTGTTTGCCATCCTGCAATGGGTCTTCCCCTTTTGGGGGCTCACTGAGTCCCTGAAGACCTGAGGAAACCTGCGCCTGGCACTCTGCTTCCCCATTCCAgcacgggagggagggaggcagggcaggggtctGTGGGGTGGGGTCCTTCAACGAAGGAGAAAGATGTAGATAGGACAGGTGGGCCTGAAGCCATGGAACAGGGAAGGGGGCAAACAGGGGACCTGGGACTCGAACCTCCTGATCCTGAGTCCTCACAACCCCCCACGCAGCACCACCACCTCCCGCCCAGGTGTGCCTGGCTGCCTTGCTCCTTGTATTCCTGGGCCGGGCCTGGATCCTAGCGGTCCTCGACCTGGTCTGGCTCCATGGAGATAGAAACACACCTGGGGCAGGAGGCCACTGCTCTGCCTGCGTCCACAACCGGGCCATTCGCAGACATATCCATGACCACCTCCCCACCTCGGCGAGGCACTCGGGAACGGTGCGCTGGCTGGGAGCAGGGCTTCAGAATGGACTCTCGGGACCTTCACCCCCGAAGTCCAATGTCAGCTCCCCAGTAGGGTGTGCACCCTCTGTCCCCCAGCTGGTTAAAACCGCAGATCCGGATCCCTCCTGGAACTACCTCTTTGGCTTCCACCCTCACGGGGTTCTGGTCAGTGGGGCCTGCAGCAACTTCTGCACAGAGGCCACTGGCTTCTCCCACCTCTTccctcacctccagccccacctgctcACGCTGCCCTGTTGGTTCCAGCTCCCTGTCTTCTGGGACTACATCATGTGTGCTGGTGAGGAGAGCGCTGGGTCTCAGGAGCCCCAGTCCCTGCTGTCACCTCCTACCTGCCCTCCTCCCGCATGCGGGCACTTGGTCCCAGCTCTACTTACTTCCCCAGAGCCCTGCGCCCTCTTTTCTGGAAGAATCAGGCGTCAGGTCCCCCGGCCTCCGCCCTCTCTCGCAGGATCTGTGTCCTGGGACAAGGCCAGCGCCTCCTATCTCTTGTCCCGGCCCCGGGGGGCCTCCTGGGAGTGGGAGGGGCCCCTGGAGGCGGGGGAGGCAAAGCCCGGAGCGCTGAGCTTTCGAATCCGGAATCAGAAGAGATTTGTCAAGTTGGCGCTGGAAGAGGGCAGCGCTGCCGGGGAGGAGCGCAGCGCGCCCCGGGCGGGGTCCGGAGTCAGTTGCCCCCCTGCTCCCCCAGGACCTCCCTGGTGCCAGTCTTCTCTTTCGGGGAGAACTAGCTCATCCAGCAGTTTCCGAACCCGCCGGGCTCATGGGTGCGAAGGACACAGGAAGCGCTGCAGCCACTGCTGAGAGTGGCCCTGCCGCTGTTCCACGGCCCCCGgggtcctcctcctccccttccgcACGCCCATCCACACCGTCGGCGAGCCCCGGCCTCTACCCGCTCCGCTATCCGGCCCGCCCGCCTGCTCCTCCCGGGCTGAAGGCCCCTGCACCCTCCCCGCGCCGGGAGGTGAAGGCCCCCCCGGTTGGGGCCTGACATCCTGGACTCCGGCCACGCCCCCAGGCTGCCTTCGGCAACCGCGCCAGCCCTGAACTCTGTCCCAGTTAATCGCGGCGAGCGAGAAGGTGACCTGCGAGCGGCTGCTAGCGACCACCCCTCTGGCCTCCTGTTCCGCCCACAGTGGGGGCCCCGATGCCGGCGCAGCGAACCCCGCGGCCCAGCCGGGCGCAGGTGGACGCGCAGCACGAGGTCTACTTGGAGCGGCTCAAGCAGCTGTTGAAAGAGCACAAGGCGCGCTCTGGCGTCCCCGCCGACGGGCTCCTCCCCCCACCTAGACGCGCCGCCGGCCCCCACCGGTGCCCTCGGTGACTGTGGGTGGGCACTGAAATTAAAGGTGGGTACAGACctgcggtgtgtgtgtgtttgtacttgGCGGGGGAAGTCCGCGCGCCTGGCCGGGCCTCGGAGGGGACCAGACACTCCCGGAGACCCGCAGACACACCCGGGGCGCGCGTCCAGGATCTGCCGGCCGCACTCGAGATCAAAGAGTCTCGGCGGGGACCCAGTCGGTGGGCTCTCCGGCTTCTTCTGCGACCGCTCCCCACAACGATTCCTAATGCACGCGGGGGTGGACCTCCATCGCACGGCCCCTACCCcgcctcccagccccgcccagcgGCCAGCCCAGACCTACCGTCTGGAGTTCAAAGATCAGTGTGTGAAGACCTGTGGCGCTCCGGATCCCAAGGTCTCCCCATCCACACAGCCCTCTACAAGCAACCCCGGGAGGCCCCAGGGGCGTGGCCACTCAGACGAGAAAGGCTACCCCGGCTCGTACCGAAATCTTCATCGTTTGTCCTCCGGGTCCTGGAGCCCTGCTGGCAGAAGGGGAGCGAGTGGGAGTCTCCACAGCCCCGCCGCCCTCGCGCAGTATGAAAACCCTGAAGAAGCAGCGGCTAGAAGTACTGAGCGCCTACTGCTACCTGCTCACTTTCCTCTTCACGGGTGAGTGGTGCCCGGGGTCCACTGGGGAAGGAggcaagggggagggtggggggagaaaggCTGGAGCCCCACCTGCCAGGATGTCCGAGGGccaagggaggggggaggagccAGAGGTCCAGCTGGGAGATGGCCAGTGATCTCATtggtgagggtggaggggaggagc
The sequence above is drawn from the Balaenoptera musculus isolate JJ_BM4_2016_0621 chromosome 15, mBalMus1.pri.v3, whole genome shotgun sequence genome and encodes:
- the PLOD3 gene encoding multifunctional procollagen lysine hydroxylase and glycosyltransferase LH3, which gives rise to MASGPGLRLLLLLLLLLSPPPEASASNRPRGSDPVNPEKLLVITVATGETEGYRRFLRSAEFFNYTVRTLGLGQEWRGGDVARTVGGGQKVRWLKKEMEKYADREDMVIMFVDSYDVILAGSPSELLKKFVQSGSRLLFSAEGFCWPEWALAEQYPEVGTGKRFLNSGGFIGFAPAIHQIVRQWKYKDDDDDQLFYTRLYLDPGLREKLSLNLDHKSQIFQNLNGALDEVVLKFGRNRVRIRNVAYDTLPVVVHGNGPTKLQLNYLGNYVPNGWTPEGGCGFCDQDRRPLPGGQTPPRVLLAVFVEQPSPFLPRFLQRLLLLDYPPDRVTLFLHNNEVYHEPHIADSWPQLQDHFSAVKLVGPEEGLTPGEARDMAMDICRQDPKCEFYFSLDADAVISNPQTLRILIEENRKVIAPMLSRHGKLWSNFWGALSPDEYYARSEDYVELVQRKRVGVWNVPYISQAYVIRGETLRTELPQREVFSGSDTDPDMAFCKSLRDKGIFLHLSNQHEFGRLLATSRYDTDHLHPDLWQIFDNPLDWKEQYIHENYSRALEGEGFVEQPCPDVYWFPLLSEQMCDELVEEMEHYGQWSGGRHEDSRLAGGYENVPTVDIHMKQVGYEDQWLQLLRTYVGPMTESLFPGYHTKTRAVMNFVVRYRPDEQPSLRPHHDSSTFTLNVALNHKGLDYEGGGCRFLRYDCVVSSPRKGWGLLHPGRLTHYHEGLPTTRGTRYIMVSFVDP
- the LOC118881669 gene encoding putative diacylglycerol O-acyltransferase 2-like protein DGAT2L7P gives rise to the protein MGSIPDPDPSWNYLFGFHPHGVLVSGACSNFCTEATGFSHLFPHLQPHLLTLPCWFQLPVFWDYIMCAGSVSWDKASASYLLSRPRGASWEWEGPLEAGEAKPGALSFRIRNQKRFVKLALEEGSAAGEERSAPRAGSGVSCPPAPPGPPWLPSATAPALNSVPVNRGEREVGAPMPAQRTPRPSRAQVDAQHEVYLERLKQLLKEHKARSGVPADGLLPPPRRAAGPHRCPR